From the genome of Kluyveromyces lactis strain NRRL Y-1140 chromosome F complete sequence:
CGAAACCAAGTTATATGTTAGAGGTATTTCTCCTTCTCCAGATGGTTTCACGGTTGCAATACTCTATGATATCGAAAGattatctttgaaatactCTATTCCATCTGAGCAAGTCTTTAGACTGCTTATTGTACCTCTATCTGATAAATGGGAGGTATCAGATAAAGCGTCTGGTTTGGCTTGGTATCAAACCTACAATGTATACAATGCACCAGCTTCAAATATGGCTAATTTGATAAGCGAAAAAGTCTTTGATACTTCCCAGTCATTCGAAGACTACTTATCATCAATCCTAAAAAGTAAAGAGATGCTACAATGGAGATTCAGTAGCTTCATAGAAGATCTTCCATCTGCTAAAAAAATACATACattaatcttttcttatGTTTCCAACCACCTAAACGAAATCACAAACCCGTTAGATCAAGCGTATGCTATTTGGTTATCTGTACTTCTAGGAGAAAGCCCACCATTTGAGCTTGCAGCAGTCGAATTTAAAGGCCAGTTTATTTCggaatattttgatttcaataagaATGCGAATGAGAACATCATTGTATCAGAATCAAAACATGAGTGGAAAAGGTGCTGTGTTACTGGCTTACCCCTGATATCTACCAATGTTAAGATTTGTCCAGTAAGTAAATGTCGTGTAATTGACCTAGAAAAGGATAACTTAAACGACTATGGGTGGCTTTCAACTATTGTTTTAAAAATATTTGGTAACATTAGTATATTTACAGGTACAAAAATGACTAGTGTTTAAACTATCATCAATTAATAAATAATACTTCTTTGGATAGAACTTCGTTTACTTTAGGAATGAGTGACATTCATCGATTAGATGCAAAAAACACAGAAGTCTGTGCAAATATCTCTGAAGTTTTAAGTTCCGACTTAACCCTCTTTCTGACCCATTCAGACAGTTTATGTTGAACTTTATTGTTTAAGTATCTATTGTCTACGAGATATATGCATGCGTAATCATTTGCGTGTCGAATTGCTCTTCCTATACTCTGATTAACAGCCTTCATACATATATTCTCATAGAATTCGATAGTTGCTGACTTAGCGTCTTTTAAAGAACCTCCGGCAGATATCACCTTTTGCTCGATATGCCGTTTTTTGACAAGTAGTTCACTACTATAGAGATTTGGATATGGAAGGCCTACCATAACAACTGCTCTCGCTAGGTTATCTTGGAAATTTATGCCCTCGGAGAGTTTACCTCCCACCACTGAGAATAGAAAGGcacctttttttttatcgaGAATCGTCGAGGAATATTGTGGCAGTATATCACTTCCACCAGGAGTCTCATAGAATATTCTCTTATTCATAGACAGTTTTTCGAAAATTTCCTCCAATTGCCAAAATTTGATAACGTGCTCAAGATACCCATAACTGGGAAAAAATACTACAATACCATGAGGTACTCTGCAGCCAAGTTCCAGAAGGAAGTCATAAAGCTTGCACATTACTGATTCGTTATTTCTGCTTTCAtagttgaaattgaatccCTCAGATACGATAAACGTATCAAGGTTTGATTCTGGTATAATATGATTGCAAGAAAACTGTACGATATCTTTTGAAGGAACAAAAGGCAGAAGATTCTCTATGAATTCGGAAGTAGGTTGCATCGTTCCACCAGCAAGAATAACGCATTTACTGTCGTTTACTATTGTCTTGAAAATCTGATTGGGTTCCAGCAGCATGTATTTGATTATCATTCCTTCTTCGAAAAAGAACGAACCTTCAAAAGAGGGATTTGATAGGGACAAAACaaattttgagattttgaaaagaattggttGCTTCACAGAGTTTGTATTACTTTCATCAGATTTGAGCTTTGAATCTGCGTAACTGTCAATTTTATATGCAATTTTGGAGCCTCTCATATAAGTTACCAGCTCATGGATGTTTAATAAATCCGCATTACTATCTCGAAACATTGACTGTGgtgaaatttctttcccttTCTCAAAGTGAGATTCTATAAATGCTTGCAGTATATCCAATAATTTCATAAGCTTCATTATGTTGACACGGTTTTTTCCGTTGAGTTTCCTTTTAAACTTGTTGAGGTaaattttcatcaacttcttgCAGATTTTAATATCAGACAGCGATATTTCGCAGCTATATATAGATGTTATAGTATCCATCAAGTTGTGGGCCTCATCTATTATCACAATGCTGTCTTTAAGATTGATCCCAAGAGACTCTCGAATTTCAAAGGACAATATATGCTGGTAAGGCAGGGTCACTATTTCGGCACCCTCCAATGCTGTCCTTGATGAGTAGTACGGGCACACATGGAGGGAATGTCCCAACTGAACCAGGTCTTCGATGTCACTAATTTCTGAGAATGTATAATCACGGAattgctttgaagaaatcaggTCCCTAGAATTGGTATAAAACTGGCATTCTTGCCGTTTCACTGTTTCGACACAGGCGTCATTTATCAAGTCACTTTTTAGCTTTGATACCTTCGCATGGATACACAATTGTTTTCTTGAGGCAAGTGGTAAAAATTTGATGCGTTCTTTTTCTAGTGTAGGTGATGACGGCGGAAAAGATGGCAAAGTCAATTGAGATGCAAATTGAGTTAACTGTGAATGAGTTCTTGATGAGAAGTAAATTTTCAAGGGGgatttcaattccatgttattttctgtttttaCATCATATCCTTTGTCAATTTTAGCTAGTAGCTTCTGAATTTCGTCATTTATCTGGCCCTTCTCATAATCgttttgatttgaaaccgAATCTTGTTCATAGGGCTCTGGAAGGAAATTAGTTTCATCATcctcaatttcaatttctatATGTCGAGGAACTgtcttttttctctttctgtCGCCAATGTCGAGTTGCCTTAGTACAGGTTTTATGTTGGACATGGAAAGTCCCTCTAAATAGTTTTCGTATTCTTGCAAACTTTTGGATTTCTCCTTCATAATTTTATCGTTATAGAACTGATTCACCCATTCTGGTTCGTCGtcagaagatgagaaaGTAGAATCCGACAAATTGTCATTGTCCACTTTGctattcaatttttctaATTTATGCTCACGCAACCAAGTTACAGTGCTACAGATCAGAGATAAAGTTTTACCGGTGCCTGTAGGACTTTCAAAGATACCAACTTTCTTACCAGAATTCAGTAGCTCATATATATGTTCCATTAACTGTGTCTGAATATCATAAGGCTGATAAGGATGATGGAAATTCTTACCCATAGTTCGACAACAGTCAATGAACTTTGCTCCAGTGAGAATATAAACCTTGAAccaactttgaaatatgttTACTGGTAAGTCATACACGCATCTCGTATGAGCAATCTAACACAACAGGACTTTTCGAATAGCAAAAGACACAGACATGCACTTTTCAATACCAACTGAGATGAAAAATAGAAAGACATTCCACCATTCACTAGAATCTCATCGATCATATCAAATCATAACTATTACGATCTTGGAAATCATTATCCACAGCATGtaaataaaagaaagaaatagttGTGCTAtagatcacgtgatctTAGTGTTAAGATCCATCTATACGAAAGTATACGAGATAGAAAGAACTATTACGTGACAACTCTTTTATCATATACGAGATAGAGAAGTACAaatagaagagaagaatCAATCTTATGCCAACTCATAGGATAATTAGGCATTATATAATGTAAAGATGATGGTAGAGAGAACGAGCAATACTCACCACACAACGGTGTATAATATTAGTCAATTGATGTCAGATACAGATAATATGAGCGAAGGAATATCACAATGTCAGGGTAACACTGAACAGAGAGATTCCGGGACTCAATACTTAGTGTTGATGTGTCTGGTATTTCCAGTCACGTGTTGTTAAATTAAGATCTTTGGTATCTGATGAATCCATAGCGTTTATTAGCTATATATCTAGTAGTGTATGTTGATGCACCTGGCGATCTGGCATGACTGTGTTGATCGTCCTTGTACAGATCCAATGCCTCCTTATATAATAACTCAGATTGGTTGATGATGTTTCAACTAGAAACAATCCTTACGTATCATCTTGGTACTTAACCGCCTATTACATTGGTAGTTACCCGATCATAGTTTATGATCCGTTTCAACACTTAGTGGCCGAAAGATGTTTTTCTgacctttttttttccattatCTTCGAAGGTATGATTCAGGCATATGTACTTGTTCAGTCTACGTCATTGTCAGGGCAATCTCTAGGTACAACCCTTCAAATAACTGAAAACGCAGGTTTCTCCAGCGGTTTCTGAATAAAATCCTATACAGACTCATTGCACTTTCGTACATGGATTATGAAaggtgaaaaaaaaaaatgaaaaggTGACATATGCAGGTATTCTGGATAAATCGAAAGCAAGTCAGAACGGGAAGATTGTTGGATTTCGATAATAAATCTGCTCGAGATATAAATGCAAGTTCTGTCACACCTCCGGGCAATATCCGGCCAGGtatctatttcttttgatgtcaacagtatttttttttttcattttgtttttcgAGATCTCTAACTGGTGG
Proteins encoded in this window:
- the CHL1 gene encoding DNA helicase (similar to uniprot|P22516 Saccharomyces cerevisiae YPL008W); this translates as MGKNFHHPYQPYDIQTQLMEHIYELLNSGKKVGIFESPTGTGKTLSLICSTVTWLREHKLEKLNSKVDNDNLSDSTFSSSDDEPEWVNQFYNDKIMKEKSKSLQEYENYLEGLSMSNIKPVLRQLDIGDRKRKKTVPRHIEIEIEDDETNFLPEPYEQDSVSNQNDYEKGQINDEIQKLLAKIDKGYDVKTENNMELKSPLKIYFSSRTHSQLTQFASQLTLPSFPPSSPTLEKERIKFLPLASRKQLCIHAKVSKLKSDLINDACVETVKRQECQFYTNSRDLISSKQFRDYTFSEISDIEDLVQLGHSLHVCPYYSSRTALEGAEIVTLPYQHILSFEIRESLGINLKDSIVIIDEAHNLMDTITSIYSCEISLSDIKICKKLMKIYLNKFKRKLNGKNRVNIMKLMKLLDILQAFIESHFEKGKEISPQSMFRDSNADLLNIHELVTYMRGSKIAYKIDSYADSKLKSDESNTNSVKQPILFKISKFVLSLSNPSFEGSFFFEEGMIIKYMLLEPNQIFKTIVNDSKCVILAGGTMQPTSEFIENLLPFVPSKDIVQFSCNHIIPESNLDTFIVSEGFNFNYESRNNESVMCKLYDFLLELGCRVPHGIVVFFPSYGYLEHVIKFWQLEEIFEKLSMNKRIFYETPGGSDILPQYSSTILDKKKGAFLFSVVGGKLSEGINFQDNLARAVVMVGLPYPNLYSSELLVKKRHIEQKVISAGGSLKDAKSATIEFYENICMKAVNQSIGRAIRHANDYACIYLVDNRYLNNKVQHKLSEWVRKRVKSELKTSEIFAQTSVFFASNR